Proteins encoded by one window of Arachis hypogaea cultivar Tifrunner chromosome 1, arahy.Tifrunner.gnm2.J5K5, whole genome shotgun sequence:
- the LOC112794539 gene encoding protein YCF54, chloroplastic, with protein sequence MMLGMATLTLGSSTALVVAKAQPHHATINGNKLLGTRNQTLHMPLLPSSSANPKNCNLFLPLNKNSTRPFTTAVASVDSDQLSSSDPPSKNEANKYYFLVANAKFMLDEEEHFKEQLFERLRLFGERNIEQDFWLVIEPKFLDKFPDITKRLRRPAVALVSTNGPWITFMKLRLDRVLTESFVAESLEEALASNPTNLEFEKPEKWVAPYRKYEFGWWEPFLPFAQKEVTS encoded by the exons ATGATGTTGGGTATGGCCACTTTAACTTTGGGTTCATCAACTGCATTGGTAGTTGCTAAGGCCCAACCTCACCATGCCACTATCAATGGCAACAAGTTGTTAGGAACCAGAAACCAAACCCTTCATATGCCTTTGCTTCCTTCTTCTTCAGCTAACCCAAAAAATTGCAACTTGTTCTTACCCTTAAACAAAAATTCAACTAGACCCTTTACCACTGCTGTTGCATCTGTTGATTCTGACCAGCTCAGTTCTTCTGATCCTCCCAGCAAG AATGAAGCCAACAAGTACTATTTTCTTGTTGCCAATGCAAAGTTTATGCTGGATGAGGAGGAGCATTTCAAAGAACAGTTATTCGAACGGCTCCGTCTCTTTGGAGAGCGAAACATAGAACAGGATTTCTGGCTTGTCATTGAGCCTAAGTTCTTGGACAAATTCCCGGATATCACCAAGAGGTTACGCAGACCTGCGGTTGCTCTTGTGTCGACCAATGGCCCCTGGATCAC ATTCATGAAGTTAAGACTGGACCGAGTTTTAACAGAAAGTTTTGTAGCCGAGAGCCTGGAAGAAGCACTAGCCTCCAATCCTACTAATCTGGAGTTTGAGAAGCCTGAAAAATGGGTGGCGCCGTATCGCAAGTATGAGTTTGGATGGTGGGAGCCCTTTTTGCCTTTTGCACAGAAAGAGGTGACATCTTAA
- the LOC112794558 gene encoding bifunctional bis(5'-adenosyl)-triphosphatase/adenylylsulfatase FHIT: MLKQVLLPYGVHFPRYFFLHSPSSSSSSSSTLPLLRTLRISSFSSIKMAGEEEKQELKFGPYKIHKSEVFYATNLSYAMVNLRPLLPGHVLICPKREVKRFVDLTAEETSDLWLTAQKIGNQLESYHKASSLTFAIQDGPQAGQTVPHVHIHVVPRRGGDFEKNDEIYDAMDEKEKELKEKLDLDKERKDRSFEEMAQEADEYRKLFL; the protein is encoded by the exons ATGCTAAAGCAGGTTCTGCTTCCGTACGGTGTTCACTTCCCTCGTTACTTCTTCTTAcactctccttcttcttcttcttcttcttcttcaacattgcCGCTACTACGAACCCTACGAATCTCATCGTTCAGCTCCATTAAG ATGGCTGgggaagaagaaaaacaagagttGAAATTTGGACCCTACAAGATACACAAAAGCGAAGTGTTCTACGCAACAAATCTCTCTTACGCCATGGTCAACCTCCGTCCCCTTCTTCCTGGT CATGTGCTCATCTGTCCGAAGCGTGAAGTAAAGCGTTTTGTTGATCTCACTGCTGAGGAGACTTCTGATTTGTGGCTCACTGCGCAAAAAATTGGGAACCAGCTTGAGAGCTACCATAAGGCTTCGTCACTTACATTTGCTATCCaa GACGGACCTCAAGCAGGACAGACAGTACCTCATGTTCACATTCATGTTGTTCCCCGAAGAGGTGGCGATTTCGAGAAGAACGACGAGATATATGATGCA ATGGATGAGAAGGAGAAGGAATTGAAAGAAAAGCTTGATTTGGACAAAGAGAGGAAAGACAGAAGCTTTGAAGAGATGGCTCAAGAGGCAGATGAATACAGAAAACTCTTCTTATGA
- the LOC112794589 gene encoding bifunctional bis(5'-adenosyl)-triphosphatase/adenylylsulfatase FHIT, whose protein sequence is MAPEYYDFGPYKIHHSSVFYTNDLCFAFVNLRPAVPGHVLICPKREVKRVADLTAEEITDLWMISQKVGRQLESYHKASSLTFCIQDGPQAGQSVPHVHIHILPRMSRDYENNDDIYEDINKKEKELKEKLEVDKERKDRSLEEMALEADEYRKFII, encoded by the exons ATGGCTCCTGAATACTATGATTTTGGACCATACAAGATCCATCACAGTTCAGTGTTCTATACAAATGATCTGTGTTTCGCCTTTGTCAACCTTCGTCCAGCTGTGCCTGGT CATGTTCTGATCTGTCCAAAGCGCGAAGTCAAGCGTGTTGCTGATCTCACTGCTGAAGAGATCACTGATCTGTGGATGATATCACAGAAAGTTGGTAGGCAGCTTGAGAGCTATCATAAGGCATCATCACTTACATTTTGTATCCAA GATGGGCCACAAGCAGGTCAATCAGTACCTCATGTTCATATCCATATCCTTCCTCGGATGAGTCGTGATTATGAGAACAATGATGACATTTATGAAGAT ataaataaaaaggagaaaGAGTTGAAAGAAAAGCTTGAGGTGGATAAAGAGAGGAAAGACAGAAGCCTTGAAGAAATGGCTCTTGAGGCAGATGAGTACAGAAAGTTCATCATTTGa
- the LOC112794531 gene encoding calcium uniporter protein 5, mitochondrial — MWGRCWCSGGAVFGSLKKRVSSIVNISDGYVKKLGPFDPYLLGLKGVVLGAVERRGASLSIVVLNQIKNRGISSSKLVKSSDQRFFSNNSSKNSCGDGDDNGGVTVSNGGTQEFISYSEAKKLLRLVNVETLKMRLGMEGKEVIPYTELLEACESTGIARSKEEAIAFSKVLDEAGVILLFRDKVYLHPDKVVDLVRRAVPLALTADDDPVREEIKKLQEKKEEIDILAHKQVRRILWSGLGFGVVTVGLFFRLTFWEFSWDVMEPIAFFTTTTGLVIGYAYFLFTSRDPTYQDLMKRLFLSRQRKLFKRYNFDIERFKELQCKCRTPLDANTVLKNRIGVHLDLDDAIHRD, encoded by the exons ATGTGGGGTAGGTGTTGGTGTTCTGGTGGTGCAGTTTTTGGATCTTTGAAGAAAAGGGTATCTTCAATTGTTAATATAAGTGATGGGTATGTGAAAAAGCTTGGTCCTTTTGATCCTTATTTGTTGGGTTTGAAGGGTGTGGTTCTGGGTGCTGTGGAAAGAAGAGGGGCATCTTTATCGATTGTTGTTCTGAACCAGATCAAGAATAGAGgtatatcttcttcaaaattggTTAAATCTTCTGATCAGAGGTTCTTTTCCAACAACAGCAGCAAAAATTCTTGTGGTGATGGTGATGATAACGGTGGTGTTACTGTTAGCAATGGTGGAACACAAGAATTCATATCATACTCTGAAGCAAAGAAGCTATTGAGATTGGTGAATGTGGAGACACTGAAGATGAGACTTGGAATGGAAGGGAAGGAAGTTATTCCTTACACTGAACTTCTCGAAGCGTGTGAGAGCACTGGTATTGCTAGGAGTAAAGAGGAAGCTATAGCATTCTCCAAGGTTCTTGATGAAGCCGGTGTTATTCTCCTTTTCAGAGATAAGGTGTATCTCCACCCTGATAAG GTGGTGGATCTGGTTCGAAGGGCTGTTCCGCTAGCACTGACTGCAGACGACGATCCTGTGAGGGAGGAGATAAagaagctgcaggagaaaaaagaggAAATCGATATTTTGGCCCACAAGCAGGTCCGGCGCATCCTTTGGTCCGGACTAGGATTCGGTGTAGTTACTGTTGGCTTATTCTTTCGGCTAACATTCTGGGAATTTTCCTGGGACGTAATGGAACCTATCGCCTTCTTTACAACGACAACAGGTTTAGTCATAGGTTATGCCTACTTTCTATTCACTTCAAGAGACCCAACTTACCAAGACTTAATGAAGAGGCTCTTCCTCTCAAGACAGAGGAAGCTTTTCAAGCGGTATAACTTCGACATTGAGAGATTCAAGGAGCTCCAGTGCAAGTGCAGAACACCATTAGATGCTAACACTGTTTTGAAGAATCGCATAGGGGTGCATCTTGATCTCGACGATGCTATACATAGAGATTGA
- the LOC112794608 gene encoding uncharacterized protein yields the protein MIIRSIWKHRVAPTTSLISSSTSLLSHTLAPEKEQQSPPLLISHPWPEWIHLIDFLLKRGYFLANHELSFGPKELSNAIRTACLNFGRDHFDLLRFLPRKDIANTVAFGCPSLDRKVINSAKRLRAHLNFDEGNVCSSCNLRGDCDRAFVKAREDQGGRTVDVMRIILTYGLDPIIGSVDNKTCLKKNVKESVRSLLKEIVEHSTSNKNLYLPDTTEAVPEQVHPDRQDKGNIDVPMKQGDWVCPKCNFLNFARNIRCLRCDSLCEQKIKQFKEDNNHLPLKKGDWICNTCNFLNFAKNTRCFQCKEKPPKRHLNPGEWECDSCNYINFRRNMVCLKCDHRRPKASSLQPEQEHNHHKNNKLTHSGHQVGCRDKLLMESERQNSKRGSLTWRFVEDKNENHKRLSKLKDPSQFIDFPIAGGKTSLSEPQREAYKNELLSQSETDDDLWSDDNVSTDEEEMAEWFGSAKKVR from the exons ATGATCATACGAAGTATTTGGAAGCATCGTGTGGCTCCAACAACTTCCTTGATCTCCTCCTCAACTTCACTACTCTCTCACACTCTCGCGCCGGAGAAGGAACAACAATCGCCGCCGCTTCTCATTTCGCACCCCTGGCCTGAATGGATTCACCTCATCGACTTCCTGCTCAAGAGAGGCTACTTTCTTGCCAATCACGAACTCAGTTTTGGTCCAAAAGAATTATCCAATGCTATTAGGACCGCATGCCTCAATTTCGGTAGAGACCATTTTGATCTTTTGAg GTTCTTGCCTAGAAAAGATATAGCAAATACTGTAGCATTCGGATGTCCTAGCTTAGACAGGAAAGTGATAAACTCAGCGAAGCGTCTCAGGGCACATTTGAACTTTGATGAGGGAAAT GTTTGCAGCTCCTGTAATTTGAGAGGGGATTGCGACAGGGCATTTGTGAAGGCCCGTGAAGATCAAGGTGGAAGAACAGTAGATGTTATGCGCATTATTTTGACTTATGGTCTTGACCCAATTATTGGTTCCGTGGATAACAAAACATGTCTAAAAAAGAATGTCAAAGAATCTGTGAGAAGTCTTCTCAAAGAAATAGTAGAGCACAGTACTAGCAACAAAAATCTTTATCTTCCAGACACCACGGAGGCTGTCCCTGAACAAGTGCACCCGGATCGACAAGACAAGGGCAACATAGATGTTCCTATGAAGCAAGGCGACTGGGTTTGTCCCAA ATGCAACTTCCTCAACTTCGCCAGAAATATCAGGTGCTTGCGCTGCGACAGTCTCTGTGAGCAAAAAATAAAGCAATTTAAGGAGGATAACAACCACCTACCGTTGAAGAAAGGAGACTGGATATGCAACAC ATGCAACTTCCTAAATTTCGCAAAGAACACAAGAtgttttcaatgcaaagaaaagCCTCCCAAGCGGCACCTTAATCCAGGGGAGTGGGAATGCGACTC GTGTAACTACATCAATTTCAGAAGAAACATGGTTTGTCTCAAATGTGATCACAGACGGCCTAAGGCGTCTTCTCTTCAACCCGAACAAGAACATAACCATCATAAGAATAACAAATTGACACATTCAGGACATCAGGTTGGTTGCCGTGACAAATTGCTGATGGAGTCAGAAAGACAGAACAGCAAGAGAGGTTCACTTACTTGGAGATTCGTAGAGGATAAAAATGAAAATCACAAGCGCTTAAGTAAATTGAAGGATCCCTCTCAATTTATTGATTTTCCTATTGCTGGAGGTAAGACCAGCTTATCTGAGCCACAAAGAGAAGCATATAAGAATGAGTTGCTGAGTCAGAGTGAAACAGATGATGACTTATGGTCTGATGATAACGTGAGTACTGATGAGGAAGAGATGGCTGAATGGTTTGGGAGTGCAAAGAAAGTAAGGTAG
- the LOC112794616 gene encoding uncharacterized protein isoform X1, with protein sequence MGLIASFDFSTGSVLSYDFASSRKEFQWLASVFTGIIFCVIVYRLMDIMSSLLFMRYGKLSDKQKIEWNNRGFSTVHAIFASVVSFYLLMRSDLFSDDSREELIVHRSSTFSNSVLGISVGYFLTDLAMILWYYPALGGIEYILHHGLSLFSIIQALLSGQAQIYILMVLFTESTTPFVNLRWHLDVAGLKSSKLYIWNGVALFFGWLIARIILFIFFFLHMYNHFDEVKQIFPLGYYSVLTVPATLAMMNVYWFWKIARGMVKTLAKAKAKKHDE encoded by the exons ATGGGACTTATTGCTTCTTTCGATTTCTCGACCGGTTCTGTTTTGTCTTATGACTTTGCTAGTTCTAGAAAAGAATTTCAATGGCTGGCATCTGTATTCACAGGCATCATCTTTTGTGTTATT GTTTATAGATTGATGGATATTATGAGTTCTCTGTTGTTCATGAGATATGGCAAATTGAGCGATAAACAGAAAATAGAATGGAATAACAG GGGATTCTCTACTGTTCATGCTATTTTTGCATCTGTTGTATCTTTTTACCTCCTTATGAGATCAGATCTCTTCAGTGACGATTCACGTGAAGAGCTAATTGTTCATAGATCGTCTACCTTCTCAAATTCAGTATTGGGA ATTTCTGTAGGTTATTTTCTAACAGATTTGGCAATGATTCTTTGGTATTATCCAGCCTTAGGGGGTATAGAATAT ATTCTGCACCACGGGCTATCCTTGTTTTCAATCATCCAAGCTTTGCTAAGTGGTCAAGCACAGATCTACATACTGATGGTTCTTTTCACTGAGAGCACAACTCCTTTCGTAAATCTGAGATG GCACTTGGATGTAGCTGGTCTCAAGAGCTCCAAACTTTACATTTGGAATGGCGTTGCTTTGTTCTTCGGGTGGTTG ATTGCTAGGATTATTCTTTTCATATTCTTTTTTCTCCACATGTATAACCATTTTGATGAG GTCAAGCAGATCTTCCCTCTGGGTTACTATAGCGTGCTCACTGTGCCTGCTACGTTGGCTATGATGAACGTATATTGGTTCTGGAAGATTGCGAGGGGAATGGTTAAAACTCTTGCGAAAGCAAAAGCGAAAAAGCATGACGAGTGA
- the LOC112794616 gene encoding uncharacterized protein isoform X2 codes for MDIMSSLLFMRYGKLSDKQKIEWNNRGFSTVHAIFASVVSFYLLMRSDLFSDDSREELIVHRSSTFSNSVLGISVGYFLTDLAMILWYYPALGGIEYILHHGLSLFSIIQALLSGQAQIYILMVLFTESTTPFVNLRWHLDVAGLKSSKLYIWNGVALFFGWLIARIILFIFFFLHMYNHFDEVKQIFPLGYYSVLTVPATLAMMNVYWFWKIARGMVKTLAKAKAKKHDE; via the exons ATGGATATTATGAGTTCTCTGTTGTTCATGAGATATGGCAAATTGAGCGATAAACAGAAAATAGAATGGAATAACAG GGGATTCTCTACTGTTCATGCTATTTTTGCATCTGTTGTATCTTTTTACCTCCTTATGAGATCAGATCTCTTCAGTGACGATTCACGTGAAGAGCTAATTGTTCATAGATCGTCTACCTTCTCAAATTCAGTATTGGGA ATTTCTGTAGGTTATTTTCTAACAGATTTGGCAATGATTCTTTGGTATTATCCAGCCTTAGGGGGTATAGAATAT ATTCTGCACCACGGGCTATCCTTGTTTTCAATCATCCAAGCTTTGCTAAGTGGTCAAGCACAGATCTACATACTGATGGTTCTTTTCACTGAGAGCACAACTCCTTTCGTAAATCTGAGATG GCACTTGGATGTAGCTGGTCTCAAGAGCTCCAAACTTTACATTTGGAATGGCGTTGCTTTGTTCTTCGGGTGGTTG ATTGCTAGGATTATTCTTTTCATATTCTTTTTTCTCCACATGTATAACCATTTTGATGAG GTCAAGCAGATCTTCCCTCTGGGTTACTATAGCGTGCTCACTGTGCCTGCTACGTTGGCTATGATGAACGTATATTGGTTCTGGAAGATTGCGAGGGGAATGGTTAAAACTCTTGCGAAAGCAAAAGCGAAAAAGCATGACGAGTGA
- the LOC140178976 gene encoding protein MAIN-LIKE 1-like, producing MLAALVERWRPETHTFVLPIGEVTVTLEDVAHIFGLPIDGEAVNGWTDSSGEFVQSQGIAIFGREPSVSGNAKSYIKLGCVRRIRDAKLLDTDESIRRYVRCHIFCLLGSTLFTDKSTAYAHAKYLPLLRDFERIHTYSWGSACLAHLYRALCRASRYDTKEMDGPLNLLFV from the coding sequence ATGTTAGCTGCTCTGGTTGAAAGGTGGAGGCCTGAAACTCACACATTTGTATTGCCGATCGGTGAGGTTACAGTGACATTAGAGGATGTCGCTCATATATTCGGACTACCCATTGATGGAGAGGCTGTCAATGGATGGACAGATAGTAGTGGCGAGTTCGTTCAAAGTCAGGGCATAGCGATATTCGGTCGTGAGCCATCAGTCAGTGGTAATGCGAAGTCCTATATAAAGCTGGGATGTGTTCGACGTATTAGAGACGCAAAGCTGTTGGACACTGACGAGTCTATCAGGAGATACGTCAGATGTCATATCTTCTGTTTGTTAGGGTCGACCCTATTCACGGACAAGTCGACTGCATATGCCCATGCGAAATATCTACCGCTGCTTCGCGATTTCGAGCGGATCCATACTTATAGTTGGGGGTCAGCTTGTCTCGCACATCTTTATAGAGCACTATGTCGTGCATCACGATATGATACAAAGGAGATGGATGGTCCTCTAAATCTCTTGTTTGTTTGA
- the LOC112794636 gene encoding CBS domain-containing protein CBSX3, mitochondrial produces the protein MQGGFRSILSHGNVVKSAILQRMRMVNSPPLQPLVLKRFESSAAPARMEEHGFESTTISDILKVKGKSADGSWLWCTTNDSVYDAVQSMTQHNVGALVVVKSDEQKSIAGIITERDYLRKIIVQGRSSKSTKVGDTMTEENKLITVTPDTKVLKAMQLMTDNRIRHIPVINDKGMIGMVSIGDVVRAVVSEHRQELDRLNAYIQGGY, from the exons atgcaaggaGGATTCCGTTCGATTTTGTCTCATGGCAACGTTGTCAAGAGCGCAATTCTGCAGAGAATGCGCATGGTGAATTCCCCTCCATTGCAGCCTCTTGTGCTTAAGAGGTTCGAGTCGTCTGCTGCTCCGGCTCGCATGGAGGAGCATGGATTCGAGAGCACCACGATTTCCGACATCTTGAAGGTGAAGGGGAAAAGCGCAGATGGATCTTGGCTGTGGTGCACCACGAATGACTCTGTCTATGATGCTGTTCAATCG ATGACTCAGCACAATGTGGGAGCATTGGTTGTTGTGAAGTCTGATGAACAAAAGTCAATTGCGGGAATTATAACAGAAAGAG ATTACCTCAGGAAGATTATTGTGCAGGGAAGATCATCCAAGTCGACTAAGGTCGGAGACACCATGACAGAGGAG AACAAGCTCATCACTGTCACACCTGATACCAAAGTTCTAAAAGCAATGCAATTGATGACAG ATAACAGAATCAGACACATTCCTGTGATCAATGATAAGGGAATGATAGGCATGGTGTCCATAGGAGACGTGGTTCGTGCAGTGGTGAGCGAGCACCGACAGGAACTCGATCGTCTGAATGCTTACATACAAGGAGGTTACTAA